TTGATTTTTTGAGACGCTGCTTGTTAATCGCGGGTTTAATATCGGTATAAGAAGCATCAGGAAAAACCGCCTGCAGTTGCTGGTGACGATACATGCTAACCGATTTCATCTCCACTCCGAGTTGTTGCACATTTGATCCTAGTTCTATTTGCAGCTTGGCAAATGGATCTTCTGCATCAGCAATCGGAACAATATGCTTTATGTAAGAATCTCGCTCAGCTATTATTTTATCTAATGCCGGTATGAAAAGGGTGAATGTCTGGTTGTGATTATTCAATACCAGTGCTAGGAAACGCTCATGCGGATCGGAATGAAAACCAGTGTAATAGAAAACGTTAGCCGGATCAGTAACGATTGCAGCGTCAATACCCTGATCCTTTAAATAGTTTTCTAACGTTGTTAAGCGGCTATTGTAATTAATTGTCATCGAATGCCTCCAAATTTTGTCTCCATTATAACATGCAAAAGTTGTACGACTGATAATCTATGATTTAGCATAAAAATTGCTTACTAAGTTAGGGTAACAAAAATAAGAGGGATAAAGAGCAGGCATCATAATCGCTACTAGCGAATTCCTTTCATGGGCATTTCACTTTGAGTGATTCGCTGACTGCTACTTCCACACATCTGTTTATTCAGCTAGGGATTTGCTATTGGTTGTTTGATATTCCTGCCACTTTTCCTGCATGACCTGTTTTCCTTTTCTTATATTCGGGTCGAATTGGAATGGTGCCTGATCCCTTGTTTGTTCAATCGTCTGAATGGTTTGGTCAATCTTTTCCCCAAGTCCGCTGATGCCATGATTAGCGGCAATGGCTAACCCGGCAGCGGCCCCTTGAGCAATTGCGACTTTTGCACCTTCAATCCCCGTAATGTTACCGGCAACGTATAGACCGTCTAAAGTTGTTTCCATTCTATTATTGTGCAACGGGACATAGCCGCCAAGTTCATCAATTAGGTAAAATGGGCAACCTGCAACTGCTGCCAGTTCTGTTAATGGATATAAACCACCTGCGATACATACAAAATCACAGGAGATACTCTCCTCGGTACCAGGAACTATATCCCCGTTGGGACGAACGTGTGCCAGCTTGACCCCTTCTACTTGTTGTTCACCGTGAATTTCCACGACGGCTTTGCGAAGCTGAATCGGAATTCCCCACATTTTAAAACCATTCTTAGGATAAAAGGTAATTCCCAACTGTTTCATCAGGTCGCTTTTCATCAGCTTACTGCCAAATCGAAGCATAGCAGAGGGAGCCATATGTGCTACATGGAGCAAATCATTCATCACGGCTTTTGGCTCTGCCGCTCTTTTTGTAAGTTGGTTCATTTTCGGCAATGTTAGCGCTGCCACATCAACGTCTGCCATCTGCAATTCTGAAGCGATGACAGCCGAGAGGGCATTAACACCGATGATGACACCTTTGTTGCCTGGTTTCACACGTTGGACATTGGTCATCACTTGTGCTGCACCGACCGACATGACCCCTGGTAATGTCCAGCCAGGTACAGGAACAGGTGATTCGGCAGCACCGGTTGCCAGTAACAAATGTTTAGTAGAATGTGCGTCTTGGTCTGTATAGATAGTCCATTGACTGTTATATTGTTCTATATTATACACAGGTGTGTTTAGTTGTACGTGCACCCCAAGGTTCATTGCTTGTTGATATAAGCGGTCCGATTCTTTGATACCATTCCACCATGAGCCGTCCGGTTCTTCGTAAAGCTGTCCCAGCAAGCGTCCGCCTGGTTTCATGTATTCATCTATTACTAGCACGTGCAAACCTTCCTGAGCACAAGTGATTGCGGCTGACAATCCTGCAGGACCTGCTCCAATAATGATGACGTCATTCATGTGTATTCCTCCATTCTCTTACTGGTGAAGGGAGCTGCCCCCCACTTTGAATCGTCATTCCGTCCTTTAAAGGGGTAAGGCAGGAGCGGACACCTTGCCTATCGTTTACTGACAATCGGCATTCAAAACAGTGACCAATGTTGCAATAGATGCCTTTTGGGGAACCGCTGTCTTCATGATAACGCAATGTGCGAATGCCATTGGCAAGCAGTGCCGCTGCGATTGATTCATTTTCTCTGCCTGTTAACGTTTGTCCATTGAATGTGAACGTTACGTCCTGTTTATCTTCCAATGGACCAAGGATGGGATGGTCAGTAATTCGTTCACTCATTAGGCTCGCCTCCTAAGTCACCGAAGCTGATTGGGCGAATGGGTGGTTGGTATTTCAATGTTACGTTACGTTGTCCTTTCTTTTCCAAATCGCGTGTTATTTTATCGACGAGCGGTCGGCATGTTCGACCACCACAATAGCCCATACCTGCACGGGTGCGAAGTTTAAGCTCCCTGGCTGAGCACCCATGTTTATAAGCCGTTTCAGTAATTTCTTCAAAGGTTACCTCTTCGCATCGGCATACCATTAATTCGTGTTCAGTCAATTAGATCACCACCAGAAATAGTAAATAAATTTCGTCTAATTACATGCAAAAATAATGCCAAGTCATGTTATTCCCAGTTTTTTGATTCGGTTATATAATGTAGCTCGAGTGATGTTAAGGTTTCTAGCACATTGAAGTTTATTTCCGTCAACTTTCTCCAGCTCGTCTAAAATAATATTTTTCTCAACATCCAGCAATCGATCATTTAGCGGGCGACTGTCGTTGTGGTTGAATTCTATTGGGTTAGAAGAAGAAGGCGTTTGGGGTGTATCAAAATCAAATGGAATTTCATCACGTTTTATTTCACCATCTTCTGAAAACACAATTAATCGTTCGATAACATTTTTTAGCTCCCTTGCATTTCCAGCCCAATGGTGCTTAAGCAGTGCCTGCATAATGTCCTGAGATATTCCGTGAATGGGGCGATTATATTTAATGGATATTTCATGTAAAAAGTAATGTGTTAATTCAATGATATCTTCTGGTCGTTCACGCAATGGTGGTACTTCGATGCTAACGACATTCAGCCGATAAAATAAGTCAGCTCTGAATTTTTGCTCCTCTACAAGTTCTTGCAGGTCATTGTTGGTGGCTGCAATGACACGAAAGTCGACTTCAATCTCCTTTGTGCCGCCTACAGGATAAAATTTCTTCTCTTGCAGCAACCGAAGCATTTTTACTTGCATCTCCATGGGCATTTCACCAATTTCATCTAAAAATAAGGTTCCGCCTTGAGCTAGCTGTACTTTCCCTTTTTTGCCCCGTTGATCTGCTCCGGAAAAAGCTCCTTTTTCATATCCGAATATTTCACTTTCAAACAAAGCAGATGGAATGGCACCGCAGTTGACGGCAACAAATGGAGCCTTTTTGTCTTCGCGTGCGTTATGGGCTGCTTTGGCAAAAAGTTCTTTACCCACACCACTTTCCCCATGGATTAAAATACTCGCATTTGTTGAGGAAGCCTTTTCAATTTTATCGATTGTTTTCTTGAGAGGCGCACTATTACCGCGTATATTCTGAAAAGGGTCTTCGCTTGCTGTTAATTTTGTTACTTCCTTTTCCAGTTTAAATAATCTTTCACTGGCATGATACAGCTCTTTGTTTAATCTAATCTGACTCGTTATATCTGTTTCAGAGACGACGGCACCAATAATTTCATTGTTAAAGTAGACTGGGTTTGAGTTAATGAGCACAACTTGATTTTCTTTTGCTTTATGCTGCTGATGATGGACAGAGGTTCCTTCCTTAATTGTGTTAAGGATTTCCAACCGATTAGGGCTGAAAAATTCGGTGATTGGTTTTTCAATGATGTTATCCCGGTTTAAGGAAAAGAGTTGTTCGGCGCCTTTTGTCCAAGCAATCACACGTTGATCTTGGTCAATAACCGTACAGGACTCATCTGTTGTATCAAGAATCGTGTCAATATAGGCATTCAGCTTTTGATAGTTTGTATATAAATGTTGACATAAGTCACGTGCACTTATATAGCCAGTCACACATTGCTGTTTATCTAAAACGACTAAGCATTCCCGTTCTGTCAGGTGAGTTAATATGTTTTCCAGATTGTCATCAATAGAAGCCGTTCCGCATAACACATAGTTGGGTTGGTTCGTGTCATTTGAAAACTGGACGTCAAAATAAAGCATGTTTGATTTCAGCAGTATTTTCCCTGAAGAAGTTACGGTGGCCGATTGTTGTAATTGCCTTTCAGCTACTACCTCACTGTCAGCCAAAAAAAATTGCTTATTCATAAATGGTTCGATTGATTGAAATGTCAGCAAATGGTTCAACCCCTTTATAATGTGTATAAATTTCTAGACAATTCAAAAATATCTTTACACATTTTCTTAATAAAATCAATAGTGAAGGAACCATTCATTATTGGCATAGTATTTGCATGATTAATATTGAAGGATAGTGGAAAGGAGGATTGTATGGGAGATACACAGCATCGGGATATTGTTATTATCGGTGGCGGCATTATGGGCGCAGCAATTGCGTATTACTGCTCAAAAGCGGGTTTGGATATAACAGTCCTTGAAAAAAAGGAATTAGCAAGTGGTACGTCTTCCAGATGTGACGGAAATATTTTGGCTATTGATAAAGACCCTGGCTTTGATAGTCAAATGTCCTTAGAAAGTCAACAGCTTGTACATGAATTGAATAAAGACTTGGAACTTTCATTTGAGTATCGTAATCCGGGGAGTATTCTTGTTTGTGAAAATGATCAGGAGCTTGATGCAGCACAGAAATGGGTGAATCAGCAGCAGGATGCAGGATTGGATTTTAAAATGCTTGACCGGGAAGATTTGCGAAATGAATCAAACTATTTTGCCGACGATCTTTATGGGGGATTGGAATGTAAGACGGATTCGACGGTTAATCCATATATGCTTACATATTCCATGTTTCATAGTGCTCAAAAATATGGTGCAACATTATATACACATACCGAAGTTAAAAATGTTTCCAGAAACAACACGGGTCAATTTGTCCTAAAGACGAGCGGCGAGACTTTTACAGCGAACAAAGTTGTCAATGCGTGTGGTGTCTGGGCGCCATTTATTGGAGAAATGCTTGATGTGGATGTCCCAATCAAACCTCGGAAAGGTCAAATAATTGTTGCTTCAAGAGAACAACCCGTGGGACTCAGAAAAGTGATGGAGTTTGGGTATCTAATATCAAAATTTGGTGGGGAACGGGTGGTTGATCCGGTAACTGACAAATATGGGGTGGCTCTTGTGTTTGAGCCAACGGAAAGCCAGAATTTCCTAATTGGGAGCAGCAGGGAATTTAACGGATTTGACTTAAAAGTCAATCAAGAAGTCACAAAATATATTGCAAAACGGGCTGTACGTTTTTATCCTAAAATGGCAGATATGATGGCCATTAGGACGTATGCTGGATTAAGACCATGGACGGAAGATCATTTGCCAATTGTTTCGCATGTCGAGGAAGTCCCTGGTTTTTACATTGCCGCTGGACATGAGGGTGACGGGATAAGCTTGGCGGCGATTACAGGGAAAGTCATGGAAGAAATGATTTCCGGAAAAGAGGCATCGATACCGCTGGAACCGTTACGTTATGACCGTTTCAAAGAGAGGGTGACAAATTAAATGGACTTTCAGCGCCTGTTTACAACTATTGACACGCATACCGGAGGGAATCCAACCCGTACCGTCCTTACCGGGATGCCCGAATTACAAGGTGAAACGATGTCAGATAAAATGCTCTACATGGAAGAAAATTATGATTGGATCCGGAAATTTTTAATGAATGAACCAAGAGGCCATGATGTGATGTCCGGCGCGATCATGGTTCCACCTTGTCATCCGGAAGCTGATGTCGGTGTGATTTACGTTGAAACGGGTGGCTATTTACCGATGTGCGGGCATGATACTATTGGATACTGCACCGCGTTGATTGAAGCGGGGATGATTGAGGTTCAAGAGCCATATACCGAAATAAATGTGGATACCCCGGCCGGTTTAGTGAGAACAAAGATAAAGGTGGAAGATGGAAAAGCAAAAGAAGTCACGTTTGCCAATGTTCCTTCATTTCTACTGAAATCAATTGAAGTTGATGTTGAGGGGATTGGTCGCGTTGAATGTGATATCGCTTACGGCGGAAATTTTTACGGCATTATTGATGCACGTAAACTCGGGCTGGCACTAACGACCGAAAACGCTTCCGTCATCACCAACAAAGCTATTAACATACGAAATGCGATCAATGCGGCAGAGAAAGTTGTCCATCCGGAATTTCCATTCATTAATGGATTAACTCATATCGAATTTTTCACGGATCCGGTTCATTCGGAAGCCGATTTAAAAAATACGGTTGTTGTGCCACCAGGCGGTATTGACCGGTCTCCATGCGGCACAGGAACATCAGCAAAACTTGCGACATTACAGAACCGGGATGAACTTGGTATCGATGATCTGTTTGTTTATGAAAGTATCGTCGGGACTTTATTTAAAGCACGTATTCTGGAATTGACAAACGTTCAAGGATATCCAGCGATTTTGCCTGAAGTAACAGGCTCAGCATGGCTGATGGGGATGCATCGCTTTTTCTATAATGAAAGCGATTCCCTTAAAGAAGGTTTTTTGCTGATTCCGCCAATGGAAGGCCATTAGAAAGGAGGGTTTGGATGAATGTTGAAAAAATGTTTACCGCCATTGATACACATGTAGCTGGAGAGGTGTTTCGAATAATTTTGCATTCACCATTACAATTTCATACACAGGATATCGCATCCAAACAATCTGTATTGGAACAGCATTATGGACAGGAAAAAGCACTTTTATTCAATGAACCCCGTGGTCACCGAGGGGTTAATGGATGCATTGTCACACCGTCGAATAAAGCAGATTATGGCGTATTGTTTGTGAATCATAATAACGAAAACCGATTCAGTTATAGTGGGTTGATCGCGACGTTAACCGTATTGCTGGAAACAGGCAATATAGCTGAAAAAGACAATGGCTTATACAAAGTGGAGACGGTAAACGGCATTTATACAGTTTATGCATCATATCACAATCAGGTAGTTGAGGAAACAGAAGTTAAAAGTGGTGATTGTCGCTTGATAGAGTCGACTAATGAGGAATTTCAACTGGTGGAAGTCGATTCTTCAAGACGTTATGCGATCTATCCTCTTCCTGAATCGATACCAGCGATTGACATGACCTATCTATCTTCCATTATGAACTGGGGAAAGCAAATAACCATAGAAATGGCTAAGAACTCACTTGATGGTGTTATTTTAAAAATGTCGACCATATCTTCAGGCGAAATCCGGTCCGTCACATTTGAAAAAGATGGGGCTATACTGCGGTCGCCGGGGGTGGACAGCACGTTTGCATTGTGTACCGCATTAGCAGAAAAAAAAGAACAACCGTCAAAACTTATCAATCATAGTATTTTCGGGAGCCAGCTGACGGCTGTTCAAGAAGAGAAGTCGGGACAGCGTTATGCTATGGCAGCACAAGCATTTATTACGGGTGAACATCAGTTTTTGTATGATCCGGATGACCCATTGGAAAGGGGTTTTTTACTGAAGTAGTTTCTATGTGTTGTTGTGTCCATTAAATTATAAAAATAAAAACTACTACTTAGGGAGGCGCTTTAGAATGAAAGCTTTAAAAGGAGCATTTCCTGTGCTCGCTACGCCGATGCATGAGGATGAAGCGATTAATTATGAAGGCTTAAAGGAGAATATTGAGTATTTTATTAATCAAGGTGTAGCAGGAATTGCTGTTAATGGAAGTACCGGTGAATTCGTCAGCTTAACGAATGAGGAAAAATTTAAAATTGCCGAGATCGCGGTCAAACAGGTGAATGGCCGTATTCCTCTGATTCTCGGTACCGCGGCAGAGACTACAAAAGATGCGATTATGTATACGAAGCAAGCGGAGGAAGCAGGTGCTGATGCTGCATTGCTCATTAATTCCTATTACGCACACCCAAAGGATGAAGAAGTTTACGAACACTTCAAAGCTGTAGCAGAATCGGTCGATTTTCCGGTCATGATTTACAATAATCCGTTCACATCTGGTGTGGATATTGGGACAGAGACTATTTTAAAGGTTGCCCGTGATGTCAATAATATCACTCACATCAAGGAATCAAGCGGGGATATAAGTAAAGCGCGTGACATATCCAGACAAGGGAAAGGATTCATTGAAACGTTTTGCGGATCCGATGACCTAGCACTCGAATCACTTTTAGTCGGAGCAACCGGATGGATTTCGGTTGCCGGAAATATTGTACCGGAATTAGTAACGGATTTGTATAATAGTGTACAGGAAAACAACATGGAACGCGCTTGGGAATTGTATGATAGAGTTCTTCCGCTTTGCAACTTTATAGAAGGGTCCGGCAAGTATGTGCAAATCGTTAAACGAGCGATGGATCTTAAAGGGTTGGCAGGCGGCCCATCGAGAAAACCACGCTTGGGTTTAACAGGGGATGAGGATAAAACGTTGCAAGGATTGTTAAATGAACTTGATAAGAATCCAGCTCTGAGAAGCTGAATCGGTGACTGACAGCAAAAGTTGATATGAAACTATATACTTATCATTCAGAAGGAGGATACTCTATTGATTACATCACAGGTAGAATTAAAGCCAAAAGTAAAGGGGTTTCTGGAAGGGGAGAAACAACTTTACATGAACGGTGCCTATATACCTGCAGCCAGTGGCAAAACGTTCAAAGTATATAATCCGGCAACGGAGGACGTTTTGGCTGAAGTCAGTGAAGCACAGGAAGAAGATGTTGATCAAGCTGTTAAAGCTGCTAGAAACGCATTTGAAAACAGTGAATGGGCCACTATGACAACAGCGGAACGATCCCATCTTATTTATAAGTTTGCTGATTTGCTCGAAGAAAATCGAGAAGAGCTGGCACAATTAGAATCTTTAGATAATGGCAAGCCATATACAATTGCCTTGGAAGATGATATTGATGGTACGGTAGAGCATTTCCGTTACTATGCAGGGTGGGCAACCAAAGTCTTAGGACAGACAACACCGATTTCGTCTGATTATTTAAATTATACAGAACATGAACCGGTTGGTGTTGTCGGTCAAATTATTCCTTGGAATTTTCCGTTGTCCATGGCTTCGTGGAAATTAGGTGCAGCACTGGCAACAGGATGTACATCTGTATTAAAACCGGCTGAGCAAACGCCGCTCTCAATGTTGTATGCTGCTGGTCTGTTTAAAGAAGCTGGATTCCCTGATGGTGTGGTTAACATTGTTTCAGGATATGGGGAAACGACAGGTGAAGCGCTTGTAAATCATACCGATATCAACAAACTTGCATTTACTGGGTCAACTGATGTAGGCAAATCGATTATGCGCAAAGCTGCAGACCAAGTGAAACATGTGACCCTTGAACTTGGCGGCAAATCGCCAAACATTATTCTTGAGGATGCTGATGTGGAAAAAGCTATTGACGCAGCATTTTCAGGGATCATGGATAATCACGGACAAAACTGCAGCGCAACATCACGCGTCTACGTGCATCGCAAACATTATGACCGTGTTGTGGAAGGACTAGTTGAACGTGCTAAAGCTACTAAAATGGGTAACGGGATGAATGAAGGTATCGACATGGGGCCGCTCGTTTCCAAAGAACAATTTGATCGCGTTATGAACTATATTGAGATTGGAAAAGAGGAAGGCGCCAAACTTGTTGCCGGCGGTGACAGAGCATTTGATCGAGGCTACTTTGTACAGCCGACTGTCTTTGCAGATGTAGAAGATGATATGCGCATCGCCAGAGAAGAAATCTTCGGCCCCGTCGTTACGGTGTTCCCATTTGACAAAATGGAGGAAGCAGTCCGCCGGGCGAACGACAGTGAATATGGATTGGCTGCTGCAGTCTTTACGGAAAATATCCGCACAGGGCACAAGGTGGCACGCCGTCTAAAAGCAGGAACGGTATGGATCAATGATACCAACCAAGAAAACCCAGCAGCTGCATTTGGCGGCTATAAACAATCCGGTATTGGCCGGGAAATGGGCAACTATGCGCTGGACAATTATACGGAAGTAAAAAGTGTATGGGTGAATTTGCAAGAATAAAAAGGACTGTCCAATTAATGGCTGGCGAATCTGATATCCCTATAAGGCAGAACGCTTGATGTTTTTGGATTGCTCATCAGTTTTGGTGTGTTAATTTTTCGATTGTTCAAGTCATTTTTCAGTCAAAAAAGAAGTAGCCACCCTGCATCCTACCAAAGATTAGTGGGGTAAGCTACTTCTTTCTAACTCTTGGTTTTGCTAGCTGTAGGGCACCGATTATTCGGGTCTTTTTATTAGTATGATATCTACTTTCATTATTAATATCAAGAAATAAAATGTTGCAAAATTTGGATTTTGGATCTATTGAGCCCAATTATTTCTGGTACCCTTTTTGATCAGTCCCTGTCTCTAAAGGACGTTACCTAATGAGCACTCGGAAGATCATATGGCTTCCAGGTGTAACGTAAGCTAATGTTTCGTGCCTTTAAAAATCAAGGCTGTCCTCTGTAGAACAGCCCATGTTAAAGAGTCACTGATTGTATGTCTGATTCAATTTCACAATCGATTGATATAAAGTGTCCACAGACGGAAGCAAGGTATCTTCATTAATGTCGAATCTTTCATTATGGTGTCCCGCGGCTAACTCGGTTCCGAAAACGCAATAAGTCGCTAAACCCCCATTATTTTGCACAGCCTCCATAAAATACGTCGCATCCTCGGAACCCGCACTCTCATTACTCTCAACACAGCTCCTTTTTATTGTTGGAGATTCCTGTGCGCATTCATTGAGAATGGAAGCTAAGGCTTTTGAGCCTTGACAACTTAAACCTTCACCGACTGTCTCAATATGATAATCTGTTTGGTACATTTTGGCTGCACCTGAGACGATCGATTCGACTTGATCTTTGACATATTGATTGATATGAGCAGTATCTCCCCGGGTTTCTACTTTTAATTGGGCGTGATCAGCGATGATATTCCTTCCAGACCCAGCGTGAAGTTCACCGACATTGATTCTTGTTGTACCATCTGAATGTCGAGGGATGGCATATATATTTAACGACGCAGTGGCAGCAGCCAATAATGCATTTCGACCTTCTTCAGGCTTACCGCCCGCATGAGATGCAACCCCATTGAACGAAATGTCTAGCTTCGACGTTGCTAAGAATCCATTATTAGCGGCAACGAAGTGATCATGTGGAATGCCAGTACCAATGTGTGTCGCAATAAAATAATCAACATCTTCAACCACATTGGCTGCAACCATGGATTTCGCTCCACGGGTACCTTCTTCGGCAGGCTGAAAAATCAGTTTGATTTTACCGCTTAAATTGTCTTTGTGTGCAGCCACTAAAGTGGCTAGACCGAGACCCATTGAAGTATGGGCATCATGTCCACACGCATGCATTTTATAAGGCACCTTCGATTGAAAACCTTCTTGGGTTGGAAAATGGTCGTCTGAATGTGATTCATGAATATCTAGCGCATCCATATCAAATCGATAAGCGATTGTTGGGCCTTCTTTCTTTGTATCTAAAGTCGCAACAATGCCTGTGTAACCATCCCGGAAATAGTCGATATAATCTTTGTCAGCGCCATTCTCAAGTGCCCATTGGTAATGTTCATAGGTTGTTTGCTCATTGGGCTTTCCCATGCAGTGATCTTTGGACATGACGCCTTGTCCCATTTGTAAGTCAAAACCTAGCTGATCTAGAATCGATGCCACAATTGAAGCAGTTCTCATCTCTAGAAAACCCGTTTCAGGATATTGATGAAATTGGCGTCTCCATTGAATTAATTGTCTTGATAAATTTTCTTTCTCCATTTGCTGATGACCTCCTTATACAATTACAGAAATGGGGATATGCCAGGGCCGAACGGAATACTTGCAAAGAAAAAGATCAAAATTAAGATGATCCAGGAAATTAGAAACGCAATTGTATAAGGGAGCATTAATGAAATATAAGTGCCAATGCTCGCACTTTTATCATACTTTTTCATAAACGCTAGAATGATGACCATATATGGGAATAGCGGTGTTACAATATTTGTCGATGAA
This window of the Tuberibacillus sp. Marseille-P3662 genome carries:
- a CDS encoding amidohydrolase, which gives rise to MEKENLSRQLIQWRRQFHQYPETGFLEMRTASIVASILDQLGFDLQMGQGVMSKDHCMGKPNEQTTYEHYQWALENGADKDYIDYFRDGYTGIVATLDTKKEGPTIAYRFDMDALDIHESHSDDHFPTQEGFQSKVPYKMHACGHDAHTSMGLGLATLVAAHKDNLSGKIKLIFQPAEEGTRGAKSMVAANVVEDVDYFIATHIGTGIPHDHFVAANNGFLATSKLDISFNGVASHAGGKPEEGRNALLAAATASLNIYAIPRHSDGTTRINVGELHAGSGRNIIADHAQLKVETRGDTAHINQYVKDQVESIVSGAAKMYQTDYHIETVGEGLSCQGSKALASILNECAQESPTIKRSCVESNESAGSEDATYFMEAVQNNGGLATYCVFGTELAAGHHNERFDINEDTLLPSVDTLYQSIVKLNQTYNQ